tactccctCGAATTCTGTcagcacgttatttgggacgtggcttaacgggatagaTTCCGAAACAGCCAGACACATTCGcctaggagtatgtgctttattgtgggcagtctgaaactgcagaaatgatttgatttttaacagaacaacaaatatttattttttgcaggttatcttccgagtcactgcgttgatccgtatgtgatcgctactcactccgatgaaggccagggagcgttttggttactggatctatccggtgggagatggtagcacgggctattttcaatcggtttggatgacggtcatgtaataggataggcaattagttttcctatctttcttatgccagccggttgtggctttatgtCTACTTATTTTTTATGCTCTATGTgagctttttttcctttttgttgagACTTTAAGACCtttgttgaacctatttgcttattagttaagttggccgtatgcatcattctgatgcagaggccggagaaACCCCCTTTTCATAAAAAACTTCATAGGCACCCCACCTTCATATTGATAATGCAATCATACTTTTTAGCTGATGTGCCAATTTCTGACAAGGACACGATAGCGCATCATCGTCTTCATTTAAGTTCTTGCCGTCTACTGTAGCTGCCAATATTGATGTCCTTGTCATTATTATTAAACATCACCTTTTTTTTACGAAGAGTGGATTTTATTGTCACAAAATAAAGCATTAAAGAAATACAAATACAACGAGCATGCACCCGGCCTTCTCTTCGGGGTATGATCAAATATCACTCGATACACGCCAATCGAGAGCAAGACAAGTTGTTAGAAagctatagtttttcttttcttttgcgggAGACAAAACTGTAggttttaataataataataataataataataataataatgattacCAATCGTTAAATTGAGGGTGGAATTCcaacaatgatgatcatcatcatcatcaacaacaacaacaagagagCGAGAAGGCATAGTATCAGCCCCAAACGCAATAGTGCTCTAACAGAGAATCAACTTGATCTCCTTTAGTGGCTGAACTCAGCTCAATATGCAGTCGGGCAGTTTATGCATGGGACCTTGTTTGAACAGAAGTTTGAACCTATTTGCTTATTTATaaaggtggccgtatgcatcgttctgatgcagaggccgggtagTCCCCTCTTTTCgtaaaagaaaattaaaataaaaaaccTTGCTTGAACAGAAACGCTTTGCCCAAACGAACGAGGAACCAAACAGCCAAGACAAGTAGAAACGGAGGTCAACTCAATTGATGCAGGATTACTCTTCGCTTAGTTTTTGTCAACTTTTTTTGACCAAATAACAAAAGAACTTGCTTTACACACACTCTTCCAAGAGAAGCTGATCGAAACAACAAACTCTACACACCCGCTCCTGATCCTAGCTAGAAGAAAGGCGCGGCAGCTCTAGCAGCTGTGGCTTACAACTTCGTGGCATGTCAGAACAGCAATATAATCAAGAGGAAGTAGCCGCCGCTGCTTTGGGTTTGGGGTGCACCTTCTTCTTGATGAGGCCAAAGAAGCCTCCCCTGCTGCTCGCACCACCACCAACAGCAGCCTTATTCTCTCCAGCGGCGCCGGCGGCCTCCATGTCCTTCCTGCTCTTCGCGccgtcgagcgccgccgccgcggcttCGGCTTGGTCCATGCGCCTCAGCTTCTCCTTGTAGGCGTTCTTGAGCACGTAGGCCTCCACAAAGTCTCCTCCCATCATGGACGCCATATCAGTTTCTCTAACAAATTCTTCTTGCGCTGCTTGCTGCTTCCAAATTGCTTTGGGACTTGCGTGGGAGGGTTGAGTTGAGGCGCGTGCCCGGCCGTTTATATAGGCCCGCCCTGGTGGATGGATGGAGGCGCGGCGGGAAGATTAGACTAGACTTGGCATGCAAGCTGAGGCGCGGAAAAGttaaagcaaaagaagaaggaTCGAGGCAACTTGGGGAGCACGGGGAAAAGTCATGTCACCCGTGACGTACAAGACCAAGCGAGCAGGCACCGTAGGATTTTGTCGCCGCGAGGAAACGCGCCGGAAGAAGCGGAGTGGGAGAGTGGCACGTATTTGTCCTCCTGTTATTGACCGTCGATCTCATGAGTCGTGCGGTCAGCGTTGCCGCGCGACGCAAGGCACGACCACTGTCTCCACTTCCTTCCTGGAACGTGGAGTTGTGAGCTGAGTGCGACGATCTGGCGAACAAAGTCGCGCACAAGTTAGCTATGGATGTGTTTGGTAGTCCGCATGCTCCCTCTGTACATAAAAGTGTGTATTTTCAACTTTATTGAAAAGTTAAACCTTTTATGTTTGATCGTATTTATTTATACAACAAAACATCAACATTTATACCATCAAACTACTAGTATtaaattcatgataaaatatatttttattatatatctatttggtttcacaaacattgatatatttttgcacaaactcggttaAACTTTGTGATaatttgaccctccaacaaagttggaagtgtACTTTTTCAAGGACAGAGGGAGTACACCTTaatcagagcatctccagccgtttggTCCTGCAGGGCGTCGAAAAAGAGCAATCTGGGGTGAGCCGGCGATAAACTCGGCGCCGGGGGCGGTTCGGCACCCAGCCGTTGCCCCCCATGTAGCCTCCAGCGCCTATTTCGGCCCAATTATGTCCAAAAAGGCTCGATATCTGCGTGAATCAGCCCATATTCGGCGCGGTTCGGCATGTttctgttgggaaatgtagtaatttcaaaaatttcctacgcacacgcaaaatcatggtgatgcatagctacgagcgggagagtgttgtccacgtaccctcgtagactgtaagcggaagcgttatgacaacgcggttgatgtagtcgtacgtcttcacgatccgatcgatcttagtaccgaaagtacggcacctccgcgctgCACACGTTCGGTTTAGTGaggtcccacgaactcacgatccaacatagtgtcgagggagagtttcgtcagcacggcggcgtgatgacggtgatgatgaagctaccggcgcagggcatcgcctaagcactgcaacgatatgaccgaggtggattatggtggagtggggcactgcacacggctaagagatcaatgatcaatttgtgtgtctatggggtgcctgctacgccttgagcttgcgttggttttccttgaagaggaaagggtgatgcagcaatagtagcataagtattaacctcaatttttgagaaccaaggtatcaatccagtaggaggctcctcaaaagtcccacgcacctacacaaacaaacaaagaactcgcaaccaacacaataaaggggttgtcaatcccttcacggccacttgcgaaagtgagatctaatagagatagtatgataagataaatatatttttgatattctataatatagatgcaaaaagtaaagatgcaaataaaagtagattggaagcaaatatgataagagatagacccgggggccataggtttcactagaggcttctctcaagatagcataagtattatggtgtgtgaacaaattactgtcaagcaattgatagaaaagtgaataattatgagattatctaggcatgatcatgtatataggcatcacgtccacgacaagtagaccgactcctgcctgcatctactactattactccagacatcgaccgactcctgcctgcatctagagtattaagttcataaagaacagagtaacgcattaagcaacatgacatgatgtagagggataaactcatgcaatatgatataaaccccatatttttaacctcgatggcaacaatacaatacgtgccttgcaaccctttctgtcactgggtaaggacaccgcaagtttgaacccaaagctaagcacttctcccatggcaagaaagatcaatctagcaggccaaaccaaactgataattcgaagagacttgcaaagataactcaatcatacataaaagaattcagaggagattcaaatatttctcatagataaacttgatcataaacccacaattcatcggatctcgacaaacacaccgcaaaaagagtttacatcgaatagatctccacaagagagggggagaacattgtattgagatccaaaaagagagaagaagtcatatagctaataactatggacccgaaggtctgtggtaaactactcacaactcatcggaagggctatggtgttgatgtagaagccctccgtggtcggattccccctccggcggagcgccggcgaaggctccaagatgggatctcgcggatacataaggttatggtggtggaaattgtgtttcgttggctccctggatgttttcgaggtacataggcttatataggaggaagaagtacgtcgatggccgcccgaggggcccacga
Above is a window of Triticum aestivum cultivar Chinese Spring chromosome 6B, IWGSC CS RefSeq v2.1, whole genome shotgun sequence DNA encoding:
- the LOC123133505 gene encoding uncharacterized protein translates to MASMMGGDFVEAYVLKNAYKEKLRRMDQAEAAAAALDGAKSRKDMEAAGAAGENKAAVGGGASSRGGFFGLIKKKVHPKPKAAAATSS